The Candidatus Kryptoniota bacterium genome contains a region encoding:
- the sdhC gene encoding succinate dehydrogenase, cytochrome b556 subunit, whose product MAYQPKPPEGWLKTNLNYYKHSGSWAWILHRVTGLGLTAYIFLHIYALTTLTQGEKAFDDEMKLFMSPVFRILEWLLFILVLYHSFNGIRIVLVDWANGARYHKKILSAVYILGIILFFAMGYLMFREPIANMFASSR is encoded by the coding sequence ATGGCTTACCAACCCAAACCACCAGAGGGATGGTTAAAGACAAATCTGAATTACTACAAGCATAGCGGGAGCTGGGCGTGGATTCTTCATCGCGTTACCGGACTCGGATTGACGGCGTACATATTTTTGCACATCTACGCGTTGACGACGCTTACCCAGGGTGAGAAGGCTTTCGACGACGAGATGAAACTATTCATGTCTCCCGTCTTCAGAATACTCGAGTGGCTTCTCTTCATCCTCGTATTGTATCATTCTTTCAACGGGATCAGGATCGTGCTCGTGGACTGGGCAAACGGTGCAAGGTACCACAAGAAGATTTTGTCAGCCGTGTACATACTCGGAATTATATTATTCTTCGCGATGGGATATCTGATGTTCCGTGAACCAATCGCAAACATGTTTGCTTCATCGAGGTGA
- a CDS encoding 2-oxoglutarate dehydrogenase E1 component, translating into MNTINDFFGPNAGYVLELYDRFLRDPSSVDAVTRDFFRNWKPEGVETPVIGNWGTIVAAVTLARNLRQSGHLAAHIDPLGSLPSGDATLTKEHYGLTDAVLAELPASVVGGPLTEVTGSALEAIGELASIYMSSIGFDFEHVHSHDEREWLRDVIEGKQFIPPKMPFDDEGILEKLTAIEVLEQFLQRSFPGKFRFSIEGVDMLVPMLSELVALTSRLSMRSIVIGMAHRGRLNVLAHILQLPYQAIFAEFKDPARNRNSRADLDWTGDVKYHRGAYKIPSTDSTEGLSIFLAPNPSHLEAIGPVIEGMARAAGTSVEGGGKPGFDADVTLPVLIHGDASFPGQGIVAETLNMSRLDGYSTGGTIHIITNNQLGYTAVPHETRSTRYASDLAKGFEVPVIHVNADDPEACIETIRIASAYRAKFHKDFLIDLVGYRRHGHNESDEPTFTQPLMYDRINKLPTVRQKWAETLARRGLISQAKADELVATNFGKLQSALASLVPENALIEQRASVPPFGAAKKVKTSVDVDKLRSLNAKLLSFPQGFSVHPKLERVAEKRRHAFDNPDSATIDWATAETLALASVLDQGIPVRLTGQDSDRGTFSHRHITYHDVGNGSQYTPLQSITESQAAFEIHNSPLTENAAIGFEYGYNVQEPERLVIWEAQYGDFINNAQIMVDEFITSARAKWGQTPSLVLLLPHAYEGQGPDHSSGRLERFLELAAETNIRIANCTTAAQYFHLLRRQALLLKTDPLPLIVMTPKGLLRHPRTASVPRELFEGKWQPVIDDPKSDSLTKTAERLILCSGKIFVDLIDSTYRQSNESNAIIRIEQLYPFPAEELEDLLTNYQGIKELRWVQEEPLNMGAWTYVQPRLIELAGDEVRVTCVGREANASPAEGSTALHAAHHAELVSRAFKLEGNMVHDTTLKSEDSI; encoded by the coding sequence ATGAATACTATAAACGATTTCTTCGGACCAAACGCCGGCTACGTACTCGAGTTATACGATAGATTCCTGAGGGACCCTTCCTCAGTCGACGCCGTCACAAGAGATTTTTTCCGAAACTGGAAACCGGAGGGAGTTGAGACTCCTGTCATCGGCAACTGGGGAACGATTGTCGCAGCCGTGACTCTTGCCAGAAACCTGAGGCAGTCGGGTCATCTCGCCGCACATATCGATCCGCTCGGCTCACTCCCTTCGGGCGACGCGACATTGACTAAGGAGCATTACGGACTGACGGACGCTGTACTCGCAGAGCTCCCGGCAAGTGTGGTCGGTGGACCGCTGACAGAAGTAACCGGCTCTGCGCTGGAGGCGATCGGAGAGCTCGCGTCGATTTACATGTCAAGCATCGGTTTCGACTTCGAGCATGTTCATTCTCATGATGAAAGAGAATGGCTGCGCGACGTCATCGAGGGGAAACAGTTCATTCCCCCGAAGATGCCTTTCGACGACGAAGGGATTCTTGAAAAACTTACCGCGATCGAAGTCCTCGAACAATTTCTTCAGCGGTCGTTCCCGGGAAAATTCAGATTCTCGATCGAGGGCGTCGACATGCTTGTCCCCATGCTGAGCGAGCTGGTCGCACTCACTTCGAGGCTGTCGATGCGGTCGATCGTAATAGGAATGGCGCATCGTGGACGTTTGAACGTCCTTGCTCATATCCTGCAGCTTCCTTACCAGGCGATATTTGCGGAATTCAAGGATCCGGCCAGGAACAGGAATTCTCGTGCGGACCTCGACTGGACGGGAGACGTGAAATATCATAGAGGCGCATATAAGATACCGAGCACCGATTCGACGGAGGGACTGAGCATTTTCCTCGCGCCAAATCCAAGTCATCTCGAAGCCATCGGCCCCGTGATTGAAGGAATGGCACGCGCCGCGGGAACGTCTGTAGAGGGCGGTGGCAAACCCGGGTTCGATGCGGACGTAACGCTGCCGGTTCTTATCCACGGCGACGCTTCCTTCCCAGGCCAGGGAATTGTGGCAGAGACTCTGAACATGTCCAGGCTTGACGGGTATTCGACCGGCGGCACTATTCATATCATCACGAACAACCAACTCGGATACACGGCGGTGCCGCATGAAACGAGAAGCACCCGATACGCAAGCGATCTGGCAAAGGGATTCGAGGTCCCGGTCATTCATGTCAACGCCGATGATCCGGAAGCATGCATCGAGACGATAAGGATTGCGTCCGCATACCGTGCAAAGTTTCACAAAGATTTTTTGATCGACCTTGTCGGATACAGGCGTCACGGTCACAATGAGAGCGATGAGCCGACGTTCACTCAACCATTGATGTATGATCGGATCAATAAACTTCCGACGGTTCGGCAGAAATGGGCGGAGACCCTGGCCAGGCGGGGATTGATATCGCAAGCTAAGGCGGATGAACTCGTCGCTACAAACTTCGGGAAATTACAATCGGCATTGGCGTCGCTAGTCCCTGAAAACGCGCTAATTGAGCAGCGCGCCTCGGTTCCACCGTTCGGTGCGGCTAAGAAAGTCAAGACGAGCGTCGATGTTGATAAGCTGAGGAGCTTGAACGCAAAGCTTTTGTCGTTTCCTCAAGGCTTTTCCGTTCATCCGAAATTGGAACGAGTCGCCGAGAAGCGCAGACATGCCTTCGACAATCCCGACTCGGCTACCATCGATTGGGCCACAGCCGAAACGCTCGCCCTTGCTTCGGTCCTGGACCAGGGAATCCCTGTAAGGCTGACCGGCCAAGATTCGGACCGGGGTACATTCAGTCACAGGCATATTACCTATCACGATGTCGGGAACGGCAGTCAGTACACGCCACTTCAATCCATCACCGAATCTCAAGCCGCATTCGAGATCCACAACAGCCCGTTGACTGAGAACGCTGCAATCGGATTCGAGTACGGATACAATGTTCAAGAGCCAGAACGCCTCGTCATATGGGAGGCACAGTATGGAGATTTCATTAACAACGCACAGATCATGGTCGACGAATTTATAACATCGGCGCGGGCGAAATGGGGTCAGACTCCTTCTCTTGTTTTGCTCCTCCCCCACGCTTACGAAGGTCAGGGTCCCGATCATTCGAGCGGTAGGCTGGAACGTTTTCTCGAATTGGCAGCTGAAACAAACATAAGGATCGCTAACTGCACAACTGCCGCACAATATTTTCATCTTCTCAGGAGGCAAGCTCTTCTGCTGAAAACCGATCCGCTTCCTTTGATCGTAATGACACCCAAGGGACTTCTGAGGCATCCGCGCACTGCGTCCGTCCCTCGTGAACTGTTCGAGGGGAAATGGCAGCCAGTTATTGACGACCCGAAATCCGATTCGCTTACCAAGACCGCGGAACGCCTCATACTTTGCAGCGGAAAAATATTCGTCGATCTGATCGACAGCACATACAGGCAATCGAACGAATCGAACGCAATAATAAGAATTGAACAGCTCTATCCGTTCCCTGCGGAGGAACTGGAAGATCTTTTGACCAATTACCAGGGTATCAAGGAACTCAGATGGGTTCAGGAAGAGCCACTGAACATGGGTGCGTGGACATATGTGCAGCCTCGTCTCATCGAACTTGCGGGTGACGAGGTGCGAGTCACTTGCGTGGGACGTGAAGCGAATGCGAGTCCCGCCGAGGGATCCACCGCACTCCACGCCGCTCACCACGCGGAACTTGTCAGCAGAGCGTTTAAACTCGAAGGCAACATGGTACACGATACGACACTGAAATCCGAGGATAGCATATGA
- the odhB gene encoding 2-oxoglutarate dehydrogenase complex dihydrolipoyllysine-residue succinyltransferase: MKSTITVPTLGESVVEARITRWLKKEGDSVEIGDGLVELETEKVNVDVSAQSAGILSRILVGEEQTVHIGDVIGEMESSPTAVVDTTAEKTKSEVLPQEKETDTASRPIEEGREPELQRQQHDKATPVARKVADLTGLNVSEVSGSGTGGRVTKHDVESFIRSRDRSPEPGNGKSAGNQPIFHGRDSQRREERMKMSLRRKTIARRMVEAQQSAAMLTTFNEIDMSRVMELRKKYKERFNEKYGINLGITSFFVEAAVGALKEFPRLNAEIDGDDIIYKYYYDIGVAIGAEEGLVVPVIRDAESLSFAEIELSIRNFADKSKNGTLTLDDLRGGTFTITNGGVFGSLMSTPILNPPQVGILGLHKVADRAVVEEGQVVVKPMMYVALTYDHRIVDGRESVQFLTKVKEFIEDPAAMVLG, encoded by the coding sequence ATGAAAAGCACGATAACCGTACCAACTCTCGGAGAGTCCGTGGTTGAAGCGAGGATTACCCGATGGTTGAAGAAAGAGGGCGACAGCGTCGAAATCGGCGACGGCCTCGTTGAGCTGGAGACTGAAAAAGTAAACGTCGATGTCTCAGCTCAATCGGCCGGAATTTTGAGCAGGATTTTGGTCGGCGAAGAACAAACTGTCCACATCGGAGACGTCATAGGAGAGATGGAGTCTTCACCGACGGCAGTGGTAGACACAACTGCCGAGAAAACCAAAAGCGAAGTGCTCCCTCAGGAAAAGGAGACAGATACAGCATCGCGTCCGATCGAAGAAGGAAGAGAACCGGAACTTCAAAGGCAGCAGCACGACAAGGCGACACCCGTGGCCAGGAAAGTTGCCGATTTGACCGGACTGAACGTATCGGAAGTCTCGGGAAGCGGGACAGGCGGGAGGGTTACGAAGCACGATGTAGAATCCTTTATTCGATCAAGGGATCGATCTCCGGAACCGGGCAACGGTAAATCGGCCGGCAACCAGCCGATATTTCACGGAAGAGACAGCCAGCGTCGTGAAGAGCGCATGAAGATGTCCCTTCGAAGAAAGACGATCGCGCGCAGGATGGTTGAAGCCCAACAGTCAGCTGCGATGCTTACAACATTTAACGAGATCGATATGAGCCGCGTAATGGAATTGAGAAAGAAGTACAAAGAGCGGTTCAACGAAAAATACGGGATTAACCTCGGCATCACTTCGTTTTTCGTGGAGGCGGCAGTCGGAGCATTGAAGGAATTCCCCCGCTTGAATGCCGAGATCGACGGCGACGACATTATCTACAAATACTACTACGACATCGGAGTCGCAATCGGCGCTGAGGAAGGACTGGTGGTGCCTGTAATTCGTGACGCGGAATCGCTATCGTTCGCGGAAATTGAATTGTCGATCAGAAACTTCGCAGATAAATCGAAGAACGGCACACTCACACTTGACGATCTTCGTGGCGGAACGTTCACGATAACGAACGGGGGAGTCTTCGGTTCGTTGATGAGCACTCCGATATTGAATCCGCCGCAGGTTGGGATCCTCGGTTTGCACAAAGTTGCTGACAGGGCCGTCGTTGAGGAAGGACAGGTCGTCGTGAAGCCTATGATGTACGTCGCGCTCACTTATGATCATAGAATTGTCGACGGCCGTGAGTCCGTGCAGTTTCTAACCAAGGTAAAGGAATTCATCGAAGACCCCGCTGCAATGGTGCTCGGCTAA
- the galT gene encoding galactose-1-phosphate uridylyltransferase, which produces MAELRQNVITREWVIITPERSKRPDQFAGEKDRRPRMPDYVSDCPFCAGNEKYTLDESYRVSTGNGWSVRVIANKFPALSGSGDRVRKVDGIYRSMTAVGFHEVVVEHPAHNMTMALMTDDQVTDILKVYRQRYRTVRRDDRVEAIIIFKNHGEGAGTSLVHPHSQLVATPVVPQQVRIRMDEAIRYFDDTGECACCRTVQDELKAKERIIFQTRNFVAFIPYAALSPFHTWIFPLRHASSFDEITDVEVKDLARCLRTVLAKLYHGLRNPDYNYSIRSIPTRELHVEYFHWYLTIIPRVTKTAGFELGSGMYVNTALPEESAGFLRDVALPG; this is translated from the coding sequence ATGGCGGAACTTAGACAAAACGTAATCACCCGGGAGTGGGTAATCATCACACCAGAGAGGTCAAAGCGTCCGGATCAATTCGCCGGCGAGAAGGATCGGCGGCCTCGAATGCCGGATTACGTGTCGGATTGTCCGTTCTGTGCAGGGAATGAGAAGTATACTCTCGACGAGTCTTACAGGGTCTCGACGGGCAACGGGTGGAGTGTCAGGGTGATCGCGAACAAATTTCCGGCCCTGTCGGGATCTGGTGACAGGGTAAGAAAAGTAGACGGCATCTATCGTTCTATGACAGCGGTCGGGTTTCACGAGGTCGTTGTGGAACATCCGGCGCACAACATGACCATGGCGCTCATGACGGACGACCAGGTTACGGACATCCTGAAAGTCTACCGGCAAAGATACCGCACCGTAAGAAGAGACGACCGCGTCGAGGCAATTATTATTTTTAAAAACCATGGCGAAGGTGCCGGGACGTCGCTCGTTCACCCGCATTCACAGCTTGTCGCGACACCTGTCGTGCCTCAGCAGGTCAGGATAAGGATGGATGAAGCGATCAGGTATTTTGACGACACAGGGGAATGCGCGTGTTGCAGGACCGTCCAGGACGAATTGAAAGCAAAAGAGAGAATAATCTTTCAGACGAGAAATTTTGTCGCGTTCATTCCGTATGCTGCGCTGTCTCCCTTTCATACATGGATATTTCCTCTGAGACATGCATCGTCATTCGACGAGATAACCGATGTGGAGGTGAAAGACCTCGCGCGATGCTTGAGAACAGTCCTGGCGAAACTTTATCACGGACTGCGAAATCCTGACTACAATTACTCGATCAGGTCAATTCCGACCAGGGAGCTTCATGTGGAGTATTTTCACTGGTATCTGACCATAATACCGCGAGTGACAAAGACCGCAGGGTTTGAGTTGGGAAGCGGAATGTATGTTAACACCGCCTTACCGGAGGAGAGTGCTGGGTTCCTGAGAGATGTAGCGCTGCCTGGATAA
- a CDS encoding DNA alkylation repair protein → MDLTNASEILSYLRRFSSPENVAGMARFGISKTNTLGVSIPVIRDVARKIGTNHSLALELWETGIHEARLLAGFVDDPERVTNAQMEKWVKSFDSWDVCDQVCSSLFDETRLATKKVIEWSKKDAEFVKRAGFVLMAALAVHNKEADDKLFLSFLPIIKRGSSDDRNFVRKAVNWALRQIGKRNLKLNRAAVKTAKEIQRLDSKSAKWIASDALRELTGEAVLTRLKK, encoded by the coding sequence ATGGATTTGACGAATGCGAGTGAAATACTTTCTTACCTGAGGAGGTTCTCAAGTCCGGAAAATGTGGCGGGCATGGCGCGATTTGGAATCAGTAAAACGAACACTCTCGGAGTATCGATCCCTGTCATACGCGATGTCGCCCGGAAGATCGGCACCAATCATTCTCTGGCACTCGAACTCTGGGAGACGGGGATTCATGAAGCGAGGTTGCTGGCCGGATTCGTCGACGATCCCGAACGGGTTACAAACGCGCAGATGGAAAAGTGGGTGAAGTCATTCGACTCCTGGGACGTTTGCGATCAAGTGTGCAGCAGTCTTTTCGACGAGACAAGACTCGCAACGAAGAAGGTGATCGAGTGGAGCAAGAAAGATGCAGAATTTGTTAAACGGGCGGGTTTCGTCCTCATGGCAGCACTTGCTGTGCATAACAAAGAAGCTGACGATAAACTCTTTCTTTCATTTCTTCCGATCATCAAACGCGGTTCGTCGGACGACAGGAATTTTGTGAGGAAGGCAGTCAACTGGGCGCTTCGACAGATAGGGAAGAGGAACTTGAAGCTAAACCGGGCCGCTGTGAAGACTGCAAAAGAAATTCAACGGTTGGATTCGAAGTCCGCAAAGTGGATCGCGTCGGACGCGCTGCGGGAACTGACGGGGGAAGCAGTTCTGACGAGACTGAAGAAATGA
- the carB gene encoding carbamoyl-phosphate synthase large subunit codes for MPKRTDIRSILIIGSGPIVIGQACEFDYSGTQACKVLRKLGYKVILVNSNPATIMTDPELADVTYIEPLTPEFVSKIIVREKPDAVLPTMGGQTALNIAVSLAESGLLKEYNVEMIGANLEAINKAEDRELFKNTVTSAGLDVPRGGFVRTTEEAMAIVDHVGFPAIIRPSFTLGGMGGGVAYNVEEYREITEHGLSVSPISEILVEESVLGWKEFELEVMRDKKDNVVIVCSIENFDPMGVHTGDSITVAPAQTLTDREYQKMRDWAKKIIRAVGVETGGSNIQFAVDPHNGRMVVIEMNPRVSRSSALASKATGFPIAKIAAMLAVGFTLDEIPNDITKKTPASFEPAIDYVVVKIPRWDFEKFKGADDTLGVQMKSVGEAMSIGSTFKESLQKALRSLEQGRFGLGSDGKDIYDFSRMKPAALNEAKRTITNRLKRPKPDNIYYLRYAMQAGLSVEEIHGLTKIDLWFLKNLKEITDFEHELRDGYFVGP; via the coding sequence TTGCCTAAGCGCACAGATATAAGATCCATCCTGATAATCGGGAGCGGTCCGATCGTAATCGGGCAGGCTTGTGAATTCGATTATTCCGGAACTCAGGCATGTAAAGTCCTCCGCAAACTCGGCTACAAAGTAATCCTCGTCAACAGTAATCCCGCGACCATCATGACAGATCCGGAACTTGCCGATGTCACGTACATCGAGCCGCTCACGCCTGAATTCGTTTCCAAAATTATTGTCAGAGAAAAACCCGACGCAGTCCTTCCCACGATGGGAGGTCAGACGGCGTTGAACATCGCCGTGAGTCTTGCAGAATCAGGCCTCTTGAAGGAGTATAATGTCGAGATGATCGGCGCTAATCTTGAAGCGATTAATAAGGCTGAAGACCGAGAGTTGTTCAAGAACACCGTTACTTCTGCCGGACTCGATGTGCCCCGGGGCGGATTTGTCAGGACAACGGAAGAAGCGATGGCAATCGTTGACCACGTGGGGTTCCCGGCGATAATCAGGCCGTCGTTCACACTGGGCGGCATGGGCGGCGGTGTAGCATACAATGTCGAGGAATACCGCGAAATTACAGAACATGGCCTATCAGTCAGCCCGATAAGCGAAATCCTGGTGGAAGAATCTGTTCTCGGTTGGAAGGAATTCGAGCTCGAAGTAATGAGAGACAAGAAGGACAATGTGGTCATTGTTTGTTCAATCGAGAATTTTGATCCGATGGGAGTCCACACCGGCGATTCGATAACCGTCGCGCCTGCACAGACACTGACCGATCGTGAATACCAGAAGATGAGAGATTGGGCAAAGAAGATAATCCGTGCGGTGGGAGTTGAGACCGGAGGATCGAACATACAATTTGCGGTCGATCCGCACAACGGGAGAATGGTTGTAATTGAGATGAACCCGCGGGTGTCGAGGTCCAGCGCCCTTGCATCGAAGGCAACGGGTTTCCCTATCGCGAAGATCGCGGCCATGCTCGCGGTCGGTTTCACGCTCGACGAGATTCCTAACGACATCACAAAGAAGACGCCCGCTTCTTTCGAGCCGGCAATAGATTACGTGGTCGTGAAGATTCCGCGGTGGGATTTTGAGAAGTTCAAGGGAGCCGACGATACGCTCGGTGTCCAGATGAAGTCCGTGGGCGAAGCTATGTCGATCGGAAGTACATTTAAAGAATCCCTGCAGAAAGCGCTGAGGTCATTGGAGCAGGGTCGTTTCGGACTTGGGAGTGACGGCAAAGATATTTACGATTTTTCACGGATGAAACCCGCAGCCCTGAACGAGGCCAAGCGAACGATCACAAATCGGCTCAAGAGACCCAAACCCGATAACATTTATTATCTCAGGTACGCCATGCAGGCCGGACTTTCGGTCGAAGAAATTCATGGGCTTACCAAAATCGATCTCTGGTTCCTTAAGAATCTGAAGGAGATCACAGATTTCGAACACGAACTCCGCGATGGATACTTCGTCGGGCCGTAA
- the carB gene encoding carbamoyl-phosphate synthase large subunit, which translates to MMKKKQLDRDTLLKAKQLGYSDRQLADIFGNTESAIRELRKRLGVVPVYKTVDTCSAEFEAETPYHFSTYQEEDEAVRSEKKKVIILGSGPNRIGQGIEFDYCCVHGVMAAREEGFEAIMINCNPETVSTDYDTADKLYFEPLTFEDVMNVIEAEQPHGVIVSFGGQTPLKLAKPLEEAGVRLLGTNSEGIDIAEDRKRFGELLRRLKIPHPEFGTAYSVNEAVDVASLIRYPVLVRPSYVLGGRAMEICYNEESLSHYMQTAADVSPDKPVLIDRFLEDAFEFDVDAVADGDDVVIGAIMEHIEEAGIHSGDSAAVIPPYMITEKCLKEIKEYTVMLAKGLKVVGLMNIQFAMKEDVVYILEVNPRASRTVPFVSKSMGLPLAKIAAKIMLGKKIKELNLTGVNNNFHHIAIKEAVFPFNRFSRVKVFLGPEMRSTGEVMGIDSNFGSAYAKSQAAAGNPLPKSGGVLFSVNNNDKNKTTRDLVKDFIDLGFSIIATEGTSRFLTENGIENEKIFKVSEGRPNIVDYIKNGKIQFIVNTPYGEEARYDEYAIGWAAIEHRVSFATTLSAASAAVKAIRELQAGEMDVKPLQDFHSTH; encoded by the coding sequence ATGATGAAGAAGAAACAGCTTGACCGCGACACGCTGCTAAAAGCGAAGCAGCTCGGTTACTCCGACAGGCAGCTCGCCGACATATTTGGTAATACCGAATCGGCGATCCGCGAACTCAGGAAGAGGCTCGGAGTTGTGCCGGTTTACAAAACTGTCGATACGTGTTCCGCGGAATTCGAAGCTGAGACACCTTATCATTTTTCGACTTACCAGGAAGAAGATGAGGCGGTCCGCAGCGAAAAGAAGAAAGTGATAATTCTCGGAAGCGGACCCAACAGGATCGGCCAGGGTATCGAATTCGACTACTGTTGTGTACACGGAGTCATGGCTGCGCGTGAAGAGGGCTTCGAAGCAATTATGATCAACTGCAACCCCGAAACGGTCTCCACAGACTACGACACGGCAGACAAACTTTATTTTGAACCGCTGACTTTTGAAGACGTTATGAACGTGATTGAAGCTGAGCAGCCTCACGGCGTAATCGTGAGCTTTGGTGGGCAGACTCCTCTGAAACTCGCGAAACCACTTGAAGAGGCGGGCGTCAGGCTGCTCGGGACGAACTCAGAGGGAATTGATATAGCCGAAGATAGAAAGCGCTTTGGCGAGCTGTTAAGGAGATTGAAAATTCCCCATCCGGAATTCGGCACGGCTTATTCCGTCAATGAAGCGGTCGATGTGGCTTCGCTTATCAGATATCCCGTGCTCGTGCGGCCGTCTTACGTACTCGGCGGACGCGCGATGGAGATTTGCTACAATGAAGAATCGCTCAGCCATTACATGCAGACCGCAGCGGACGTTTCTCCCGACAAGCCGGTCCTTATCGATAGGTTTTTGGAAGACGCTTTCGAATTCGATGTCGACGCGGTTGCCGACGGAGACGACGTGGTGATCGGCGCGATCATGGAACACATCGAGGAAGCAGGGATTCATTCGGGTGACAGCGCAGCCGTTATTCCTCCGTATATGATTACCGAAAAGTGTCTGAAAGAGATCAAAGAATACACCGTCATGCTCGCAAAAGGTTTGAAGGTAGTCGGGCTGATGAATATCCAATTCGCGATGAAGGAAGATGTCGTTTATATTCTCGAGGTCAACCCTCGCGCCAGCAGGACCGTTCCGTTCGTCAGTAAAAGCATGGGGCTGCCGCTGGCAAAGATCGCCGCAAAGATCATGCTCGGAAAGAAGATCAAAGAGCTCAACCTCACTGGCGTGAACAACAACTTTCACCACATCGCGATTAAAGAAGCAGTGTTCCCGTTCAACAGGTTTTCCCGCGTGAAGGTATTCCTCGGACCGGAGATGCGTTCGACAGGGGAAGTGATGGGTATCGACTCCAACTTCGGTTCCGCTTACGCGAAATCGCAGGCCGCCGCCGGCAACCCCCTGCCGAAATCCGGAGGAGTTCTTTTCAGCGTGAACAACAACGATAAGAACAAGACGACACGCGATCTCGTCAAAGACTTCATCGACCTCGGATTCAGTATCATCGCAACAGAGGGAACGTCCAGATTCCTGACGGAAAACGGAATAGAGAACGAAAAAATATTCAAGGTTAGCGAAGGCAGGCCGAACATAGTCGATTACATAAAGAACGGCAAGATTCAATTCATCGTGAACACGCCGTACGGTGAAGAAGCGAGGTATGACGAATACGCGATCGGATGGGCCGCGATAGAACACAGAGTGTCGTTTGCCACGACTCTCTCCGCAGCATCGGCAGCGGTGAAGGCAATAAGAGAACTCCAGGCCGGCGAGATGGACGTCAAACCCCTTCAGGATTTTCACTCCACTCACTAA